One Fusarium musae strain F31 chromosome 6, whole genome shotgun sequence DNA segment encodes these proteins:
- a CDS encoding hypothetical protein (EggNog:ENOG41), giving the protein MFLKSGQRYENEQILQVLFDFQQSMPSNGNNWISYLYPGNERALALATFPRDYYPRCAFLKADPSVSITRPALCPLVDGGTYDVIDTEASSDVFSKLSTELNHCIIDLLDSLSLCNLRLASKAVANLSKPTELPQTFWASRFNQDREMGFFPTEYNRKETWRDLYFNVKYALRDSSKTGHMMNRRRIWRGLGVIRPYLVAMLDQRPRLDETTRLREELVSLGYEMTQKTQGYGGRPGANPSGDIHVRGSRYLKLRLGGAWISVTTGWIDQRPYIIGFRVRRRDHVEKFRIGLINVKAETEFFIKPSDQVIAVKAATTLGGIVGLAFRIKDELGGVDWKIVGKVDKPGDYVGITLLKPQNGPYISGLLLGLDACKIVSVQLVEKLGDTTAMDKPRSSGLQYVWHPAPPQPNVVTVFTPPVDEHAFILNMDFGGPSGSLLPLLIRVALFVDDRHNAVKGLGFYYADGTEREFGFREVVTNCRQRDKTLELSVPIDGPAGERILGLRVMGPWSFKMIPLDGSLQSFGLVHLDRPDSSQPKSPSPATKRYKGYQGDSNYVFLHKVKRVGISCGREGRSRRPGHVSGFLFEFWDKSPPVYIGQWFKEIGHLDVCEGERITSFTFWNEPVVCAHHNRRTTKYSGVRIEKSGPEPNAVEVHPGPHANMHETCYSENRFERLGDLVWDVFHSHDTIRVSLKPTPLAKNCLSSMSHIRYGVSTKSYKMFWEIEDGKGGLTSVSQIAAFFNPDCRGLCGMEFTYRDNQIRCGGYTEGMKTTYKLKRYEKVTSAWNTSATNVIGDIIGISFREDR; this is encoded by the exons ATGTTTTTGAAATCAGGGCAACGCTATGAAAACGAGCAGATCCTGCAGGTGCTGTTTGACTTCCAACAGAGTATGCCTAGCAATGGCAATAATTGGATATCGTATCTCTACCCCGGTAATGAAAGAGCGCTGGCTCTTGCAACGTTCCCACGCGACTACTATCCCCGTTGCGCCTTTTTGAAAGCTGATCCCAGCGTATCTATCACCCGTCCTGCTTTGTGTCCTTTAGTCGATGGAGGCACTTATGATGTTATTGACACAGAGGCATCGTCAGACGTGTTCTCCAAGCTTTCTACCGAGTTGAACCACTGTATAATCGACTTGCTAGATAGCTTGTCTTTGTGTAACCTTCGGCTTGCATCAAAGGCAGTTGCAAACCTCAGCAAGCCTACCGAGTTACCTCAAACATTCTGGGCAAGTCGCTTCAACCAGGATCGCGAGATGGGCTTCTTCCCGACGGAGTACAACAGAAAAGAGACATGGCGGGATCTGTACTTCAACGTGAAGTATGCTCTTAGAGACAGCTCTAAAACGGGACACATGATGAACCGGCGTCGGATCTGGAGGGGCCTTGGGGTAATCAGGCCTTACCTGGTCGCCATGCTTGACCAACGCCCACGTCTGGACGAAACAACTCGTTTGAGAGAGGAGCTAGTGTCATTAGGATATGAAATGACCCAGAAAACACAAGGTTATGGAGGACGCCCGGGCGCAAATCCTTCCGGGGATATACATGTCAGAGGCTCGCGATACTTGAAGCTGCGACTCGGCGGCGCATGGATCTCGGTTACCACGGGGTGGATCGATCAGAGGCCCTACATAATAGGTTTTCGGGTCAGGAGGCGAGACCATGTTGAGAAGTTTCGCATTGGCTTGATTAACGTCAAAGCAGAAACGgaattcttcatcaagccaTCGGACCAGGTTATCGCTGTCAAGGCGGCTACTACCCTTGGTGGCATAGTTGGACTCGCCTTCAGGATCAAGGATGAGCTCGGTGGAGTAGACTGGAAGATCGTGGGTAAAGTCGACAAGCCTGGCGATTACGTTGGCATCACACTGCTAAAGCCGCAAAACGGGCCCTATATTAGTGGCTTGCTGCTTGGTCTCGAT GCTTGCAAGATCGTTTCTGTCCAGCTGGTTGAGAAGCTAGGCGACACCACTGCTATGGATaagccaagaagctctggaCTGCAATATGTATGGCATCCGGCACCGCCTCAACCTAATGTGGTGACTGTATTTACTCCCCCCGTCGATGAACATGCTTTCATCTTGAACATGGACTTTGGCGGCCCGAGTGGCTCACTGCTTCCACTCCTCATTCGAGTCGCCTTATTTGTCGATGATCGACATAACGCTGTCAAAGGCTTAGGCTTCTACTACGCTGACGGAACAGAGAGGGAGTTCGGCTTCCGTGAGGTTGTGACTAATTGCCGACAGCGAGATAAGACCCTTGAACTGTCTGTTCCTATCGATGGACCGGCTGGCGAGAGAATCCTTGGCCTGAGGGTGATGGGTCCTTGGTCCTTCAAG ATGATTCCATTGGATGGGTCACTACAATCCTTCGGACTTGTACATCTTGACCGTCCAGACTCATCTCAGCCCAAGTCTCCGTCACCTGCGACCAAGCGATACAAAGGCTATCAAGGGGATTCAAATTATGTTTTTCTCCACAAGGTCAAGCGCGTAGGGATCTCATGCGGAAGAGAAGGGCGCAGCCGACGCCCAGGACATGTATCAGGTTTCCTCTTCGAATTCTGGGACAAAAGCCCGCCCGTTTATATCGGTCAGTGGTTCAAAGAGATTGGTCATCTCGACGTCTGTGAAGGTGAAAGAATCACAAGCTTCACTTTCTGGAACGAACCAGTGGTTTGCGCACATCATAACAGAAGAACTACAAAGTACAGCGGAGTCCGGATTGAAAAGTCTGGTCCTGAGCCGAACGCTGTCGAGGTGCATCCCGGGCCACACGCCAATATGCACGAAACGTGCTATTCGGAGAATCGCTTCGAGAGACTG GGTGATCTTGTTTGGGATGTTTTCCATTCGCACGACACTATCAGGGTCAGCTTGAAACCTACACCCTTGGCCAAGAATTGTCTTTCGTCAATGTCGCATATACGCTACGGGGTATCTACAAAGAGCTACAAGATGTTCTGGGAGATAGAAGACGGAAAGGGAGGCTTGACTAGTGTGTCCCAGATAGCCGCGTTCTTTAATCCCGACTGCAGGGGACTGTGCGGTATGGAGTTTACATACCGAGATAACCAGATCAGATGCGGGGGTTATACCGAGGGAATGAAAACGACCTACAAACTCAAACGATACGAGAAGGTCACAAGCGCATGGAATACATCTGCGACAAACGTCATCGGTGACATTATTGGTATTTCT TTTCGTGAAGATCGATGA